In Rubrivirga marina, the following are encoded in one genomic region:
- a CDS encoding tetratricopeptide repeat protein, with translation MRRRLPVLLAALALGACGDDAPTPAPVAPPGPPASVDLGAVQASFDQCLAGDVTDGVARLDSVLAASPGAPDALVARGLCRWAGWDDDGGDPEQVRAAYTDLTAAIEAVERGGEARGTPLADIYSHRAFVAQALDDGWVRTLEDLDRAVALAPEEPRHVLDRGVVHSYAGDSVAARRDLRQYLALADSAEARDREPPSSAQRSVVESLLADLDGDSDPVP, from the coding sequence GTGCGCCGCCGGTTGCCGGTCCTCCTGGCCGCGCTCGCGCTCGGCGCGTGCGGCGACGACGCGCCCACCCCGGCCCCGGTCGCCCCGCCGGGTCCGCCCGCCTCGGTGGACCTGGGGGCAGTGCAGGCGTCGTTCGACCAGTGCCTCGCGGGCGACGTGACCGACGGCGTCGCCCGGCTCGACTCCGTCCTCGCCGCGTCGCCCGGGGCGCCGGACGCGCTCGTGGCCCGTGGGCTCTGCCGCTGGGCCGGGTGGGACGACGACGGTGGGGATCCCGAGCAGGTCCGCGCTGCCTACACCGACCTCACGGCGGCCATTGAGGCCGTCGAGCGGGGGGGCGAGGCGCGCGGGACGCCCCTCGCCGACATCTACAGCCACCGGGCGTTCGTGGCCCAGGCCCTCGACGACGGCTGGGTGCGGACCCTCGAAGACCTGGACCGGGCCGTCGCGCTCGCGCCCGAGGAGCCGCGCCACGTCCTCGACCGGGGCGTCGTCCACTCCTACGCCGGCGACAGCGTCGCCGCGCGCCGCGATCTCCGCCAGTACCTCGCCCTCGCCGACTCGGCCGAGGCCCGGGACCGGGAGCCCCCGAGCTCCGCCCAACGGTCGGTGGTCGAGTCGCTCCTCGCAGACCTCGACGGAGATTCAGACCCGGTCCCCTGA
- a CDS encoding cell division ATP-binding protein FtsE, translating to MDPAVDRVSDYAAPPSAGAPRERPLVELRNVAASYVDPSGARVDVASDLNLTMRPGEMVYLIGPTGSGKSTIMKLLYMDVQPEYGLVRVGPYQSDSTKPKDIPLLRRMLGIVFQDFQLLPDRSAYDNVAFALYATGVRGKEVKERALSALAQVGLGHRAKARPSELSGGEQQRACIARALVNHPRLLLADEPTGNLDPRVADEIQKLLVKVNRQGTALLMATHDYRLVKAFPARTLALVRGRLIEVDPASL from the coding sequence GTGGACCCCGCCGTCGACCGCGTTTCTGACTACGCCGCGCCGCCCTCGGCGGGCGCGCCCCGAGAGCGCCCGCTCGTCGAGCTCCGCAACGTCGCTGCGAGCTACGTCGACCCATCGGGTGCCCGCGTCGACGTCGCCTCGGACCTCAACCTGACCATGCGGCCGGGCGAGATGGTCTACCTCATCGGCCCGACCGGGAGCGGCAAGTCGACCATCATGAAGCTGCTCTACATGGACGTCCAGCCCGAGTACGGGCTCGTCCGTGTGGGGCCGTACCAGTCGGACTCGACGAAGCCGAAGGACATCCCACTTCTCCGGCGGATGCTCGGCATCGTGTTCCAGGACTTCCAGCTGCTCCCCGACCGGAGCGCCTACGACAACGTGGCGTTCGCGCTCTACGCGACCGGCGTGCGGGGGAAGGAGGTAAAGGAGCGGGCACTCAGCGCGCTCGCTCAGGTCGGATTGGGACACCGGGCGAAGGCCCGGCCGAGCGAACTGTCGGGCGGCGAGCAGCAGCGGGCGTGCATCGCGCGCGCGCTCGTCAACCACCCCCGCCTGCTCCTGGCCGACGAGCCGACGGGCAACCTCGACCCGCGTGTGGCCGACGAGATCCAGAAGCTGCTGGTCAAGGTCAACCGCCAGGGGACCGCGCTCCTCATGGCGACGCATGACTACCGGCTCGTCAAGGCCTTCCCGGCGCGGACGCTCGCGCTCGTGCGCGGGCGGCTCATCGAGGTCGACCCGGCCTCGCTCTAG
- a CDS encoding class I SAM-dependent DNA methyltransferase, with product MRDLPPVTDPYSALAAGYDAVMAHVDYPVWAAYAQGLIRKHRPGARSVVELGCGTGTFAVALQPFGPPPGGYGYRAYDGSEAMVEVARETARRAGRPIAFDVLPFGEPVPGDPADVVVLLYDGLNYLLDLGAVTDLLRTIRDALAPGGIAVIDQSTPVNSETHAAGGFDDAGETDAFSYLRTSEYDPDRRLHTTTFDLTLPDGRTVVERHVQRAYTREEVAEAIEAAGLVAIAAYDGFEGEPATDDSERVHWVLRRATPHGRPA from the coding sequence GTGCGTGACCTCCCGCCCGTGACCGACCCGTACTCCGCCCTCGCCGCCGGCTACGACGCCGTGATGGCCCACGTCGACTACCCGGTGTGGGCCGCCTACGCCCAAGGCCTCATTCGAAAGCACCGCCCCGGCGCTCGTTCGGTGGTCGAACTCGGCTGTGGGACCGGCACGTTCGCCGTCGCGCTCCAGCCGTTCGGCCCGCCGCCCGGGGGCTACGGGTACCGCGCCTATGACGGCTCCGAGGCGATGGTCGAGGTCGCCCGCGAGACCGCGCGCCGCGCCGGCCGGCCGATCGCGTTCGACGTGCTGCCGTTCGGCGAGCCCGTGCCCGGCGACCCGGCCGACGTCGTTGTGCTCCTGTACGACGGCCTGAACTACCTCCTCGACCTCGGCGCCGTCACCGACCTCCTCCGCACGATCCGCGACGCCCTCGCGCCGGGGGGGATCGCCGTCATCGACCAGTCGACGCCGGTGAACTCGGAGACGCACGCGGCCGGCGGGTTCGACGACGCGGGCGAGACCGACGCGTTCTCGTACCTCCGCACGAGCGAGTACGACCCCGACCGCCGCCTCCACACGACGACGTTCGACCTCACGCTGCCCGACGGGAGGACGGTCGTGGAGCGCCACGTCCAGCGCGCCTACACCCGCGAGGAGGTCGCCGAGGCCATCGAGGCGGCCGGCCTCGTCGCGATCGCGGCCTACGACGGGTTCGAGGGCGAGCCCGCGACCGACGACTCCGAGCGGGTCCACTGGGTCCTGCGTCGGGCGACGCCCCACGGCCGGCCGGCGTAG